In Desulfovibrio inopinatus DSM 10711, the following are encoded in one genomic region:
- a CDS encoding 4Fe-4S dicluster domain-containing protein — MQKQYAFLVDSERCIGCFTCAMACRNYYHQEEGIIWRQVYPLAEEIYPHRERAFFSLACNHCANPACLNVCPVNAYTKREKDGVVVHHQDKCIGCGNCIRSCPYGAPKYNPVAKRAEKCSMCHERLDADLKPACVQACPTDALQLIDLAELHQTNEVQYPAGFPKMESVNPSTRFILPQMPKMVRR, encoded by the coding sequence ATGCAAAAACAATACGCATTCTTAGTTGATTCCGAGCGGTGCATTGGCTGCTTCACTTGTGCCATGGCCTGCCGCAATTATTACCACCAGGAAGAAGGCATCATTTGGCGTCAAGTGTATCCTTTGGCGGAAGAAATCTATCCACACCGGGAACGGGCGTTTTTCTCGCTGGCTTGCAATCACTGTGCGAACCCGGCCTGCCTCAATGTGTGTCCGGTCAACGCCTACACCAAACGGGAAAAGGACGGCGTGGTCGTCCACCATCAGGACAAATGTATCGGTTGCGGCAATTGCATTCGCTCCTGTCCTTATGGTGCGCCCAAGTACAACCCGGTGGCGAAACGCGCCGAAAAGTGCAGCATGTGTCACGAGCGTCTCGATGCCGATCTGAAACCCGCCTGCGTCCAGGCCTGTCCCACCGACGCCCTGCAACTCATCGACCTGGCGGAATTGCACCAGACCAATGAAGTACAGTATCCGGCCGGGTTTCCCAAAATGGAGTCGGTCAACCCGTCGACCCGCTTTATTCTTCCCCAAATGCCGAAGATGGTGAGGAGGTAA
- a CDS encoding molybdopterin-dependent oxidoreductase encodes MTMKQTYNRRQFLKGLAAVGATALLPCRFLVPMNAEAAAFNEAEFTIFRNACPRNCYDTCSIKTYVKDGVIQFIEGAPESTYTDGGLCVKGYSYTRRPYSPDRIKYPMMQDGRRSGKWRRVSWDEALDRIAKKILELKEKDGNLLGMGMTKYSGNFGITNYGVEGMMSSLGYTTRFVGTPCWPAGIDAQNYDMGNMWCNDPEDMAKAKYIIVWGANPAWCSVHSMKYIMEAKRRGAKIVVIDPVFTQTAAKGDVYWQPKTSTDGALALGMAKHILDSGLVNQDFVNNYSYGFEDFANYLNANVTVEWAAEQTGIPAKDIKEVAEEFATADPATIWIGYGMQRHTNGGASVRSIDALVAMTGNIGKEGGGARYGQLQTWGFNYHALIQKQPEGSKGFVGNAAKGEFDFTNGTEAQYSDRTVNINKTAQVILDTKDPAIKMLWVSCKNPFAQDFDRPKLEKAFDTLEMVVTVDQFFNETVANSDIVLPVTTLFEEWTVNVSYWHYWLSINEQAIKPMHEAKSNIEIAAALSQKMNALSPGSCTFPQDIDTKEWMAKEFNKDIYSYFGIADWTELRNGPVKAKLKTSAAWPDHKFDTPSGKYEFKSELCEKNGHNALPAFKERRKHYAAFRLLTPHTKFGIHSQFINLDWMQEYDKEPFVYMHPNAAAKKGIADQDMVRVFNKVGEQRVRVKLTDNVSEDCLLMYEAWFGKGNTFNVQNLVDDESADMGAFKAGAPGVAIHDQFADIERI; translated from the coding sequence ATGACAATGAAACAGACGTACAACAGACGGCAATTCCTGAAAGGGCTCGCCGCGGTCGGCGCAACTGCCCTGTTGCCGTGCCGGTTTCTAGTGCCCATGAATGCAGAGGCGGCCGCATTCAACGAAGCGGAATTCACTATTTTTCGCAATGCCTGTCCGAGAAACTGTTACGACACGTGTAGCATCAAAACCTACGTCAAGGATGGCGTCATTCAATTCATCGAAGGCGCTCCCGAGTCCACCTATACCGACGGCGGATTATGCGTGAAAGGCTACAGCTACACTCGCCGGCCGTATAGTCCTGACCGGATCAAATACCCCATGATGCAGGACGGTCGCCGTTCGGGCAAATGGCGTCGCGTCTCCTGGGACGAGGCATTGGACCGCATCGCCAAAAAAATTCTGGAACTCAAAGAAAAAGACGGCAACCTGCTTGGCATGGGTATGACCAAATACTCCGGCAACTTCGGTATCACCAACTACGGCGTCGAAGGCATGATGTCGTCTCTTGGCTACACGACGCGCTTTGTGGGGACACCGTGCTGGCCCGCCGGAATCGATGCGCAAAATTATGATATGGGCAACATGTGGTGCAATGACCCCGAAGACATGGCCAAAGCCAAGTATATCATTGTGTGGGGGGCCAACCCCGCATGGTGCTCCGTCCATTCCATGAAATACATCATGGAAGCCAAACGTCGCGGCGCCAAAATTGTTGTGATCGATCCGGTTTTTACCCAGACCGCGGCCAAAGGGGATGTGTACTGGCAACCCAAAACATCGACCGACGGCGCCCTTGCCCTTGGCATGGCCAAACATATTCTCGACAGCGGCTTGGTGAATCAGGATTTCGTCAACAATTACAGCTACGGCTTTGAAGATTTCGCCAACTATCTCAATGCCAACGTCACCGTGGAGTGGGCCGCCGAGCAAACCGGCATCCCCGCCAAGGATATCAAGGAAGTGGCCGAAGAGTTCGCCACGGCCGATCCGGCGACGATCTGGATTGGCTACGGCATGCAGCGCCACACCAACGGCGGTGCATCCGTGCGCTCTATCGATGCACTTGTCGCCATGACAGGGAATATCGGCAAGGAAGGCGGCGGGGCTCGCTACGGTCAATTGCAGACCTGGGGATTCAACTACCACGCCCTTATTCAGAAACAGCCCGAAGGGTCCAAAGGATTTGTAGGCAACGCAGCTAAGGGCGAGTTCGATTTCACCAATGGTACGGAAGCGCAATACTCAGACAGAACCGTCAACATCAACAAAACCGCCCAAGTCATTCTCGATACGAAAGATCCGGCTATCAAGATGCTGTGGGTGTCCTGTAAAAACCCGTTTGCCCAGGACTTCGACCGTCCCAAGCTGGAAAAAGCGTTCGACACCCTGGAAATGGTTGTCACCGTGGATCAGTTTTTCAACGAGACCGTGGCCAACTCCGATATTGTTCTGCCGGTCACGACACTGTTCGAGGAATGGACCGTCAACGTATCTTATTGGCATTATTGGCTGAGTATCAACGAACAAGCCATTAAGCCTATGCACGAGGCCAAATCCAACATTGAAATCGCGGCTGCGTTATCCCAAAAAATGAACGCATTGTCTCCCGGTTCCTGCACCTTCCCGCAAGACATCGATACCAAAGAGTGGATGGCGAAGGAATTCAACAAAGACATCTACAGCTACTTCGGCATTGCGGACTGGACCGAATTGCGAAACGGCCCGGTCAAAGCCAAGCTAAAGACATCTGCCGCCTGGCCTGATCACAAATTCGACACTCCTTCCGGTAAATACGAATTCAAATCCGAATTATGCGAAAAGAACGGCCACAACGCACTCCCGGCATTTAAGGAAAGGCGCAAGCATTACGCTGCATTTCGATTGCTGACACCGCACACCAAGTTCGGCATTCACTCGCAGTTCATCAATCTCGACTGGATGCAGGAATATGACAAGGAACCATTCGTCTACATGCATCCCAACGCTGCGGCCAAGAAGGGCATTGCCGATCAGGACATGGTCCGCGTGTTCAACAAGGTAGGCGAACAGCGCGTCCGGGTGAAGCTGACGGACAATGTCTCCGAAGACTGTCTGCTCATGTACGAAGCCTGGTTCGGCAAAGGGAATACTTTCAACGTCCAAAATCTCGTTGACGACGAATCTGCCGACATGGGCGCTTTCAAGGCCGGAGCCCCCGGAGTCGCCATTCATGACCAGTTTGCCGACATTGAACGCATCTGA